A region from the Chelmon rostratus isolate fCheRos1 chromosome 6, fCheRos1.pri, whole genome shotgun sequence genome encodes:
- the LOC121607806 gene encoding genetic suppressor element 1-like, whose amino-acid sequence MNHESNKSPPLGMISTATRTTATVSPLSPLANGNSVAQSANSGFAAALRKLAKQAEDPRGSAVSGESSPVSSPATSHSSPVTTPKRGSLGPLLGQTRAHGVPSTPPVVTIAPTKISNGLWRADGRQVEPSVQGLGRERVGAENTQPQQDKRTPPTPSPHPLAHPFGLTPSSVMQDPRIQSLSLPGQMHPVVPSGAVPEEYLRALRPFATSDDLRLTSLPLSLDPAAAAHAAAAAAYYHPAYLHHPLSLPRMEESLCLSALRSQFYSVPAGGAFPPLHPSALHLHLPGGRYPGELNHTALAERLQMENELRQQERQQEREREKEREREAGLEREREREREREREEERGRERERELDRQKERQRERQQQMVRAAESHYLAELQARRAPPEDRARPGERLTPNRLDKPKDSEHPGFPAPKALSLQPGLHSSRGSIPHPVPSLVPSHLGKHHAAAAAAAGGIHGALAAAMMTQRASEAAWLTRQRGQGQEREGLPEMGLRSPGKGVEPRRDSHRTNSVHHNPGSKDVPPCLGAPPPLISPKGPHHPPAPPTALWNPAALVDTAADSRRKLHPPTPPSRPPPGLTRADRPPLSWGEKLEDAGRRRPEGTERYASLRGASLQEASCWNKAEQDRAIQGLYHRHHINNLHQRSCVPPDLGRQCQAASPSPVRERQSQLPDSMLVYDEVLQQHRRLLSKLDLEEKRRREAREGGYYYDLDESYDESDEEEVKAHLRRVTEQPPLKLDTSSEKVEFLRVCGLTTLAHRDELLARKRRKRRRMMRERSLSPPAVRGKRKAPSPSTPTTPLTTPYSAEQMDSTPELEEKKDFLLMFNLSHVSPQQRRDKERTEELLRAIQRKTVTLDTLRYNPLPPCSSPPAPSTGDSSSAPLPCQSNGHLYPDSPSPSPPYLHKPKHLLHNDTIKPSMDIHVARIPPPVALHHEQAEFMEAQPNRKLQGLQNDIVASPQKKEPSPVQNGRNRPLERFTPEAFAQYFHQAVLQSTHNTLQNKGVSNCVPEVGMKADRSLPHSISQLKSSSLNHAPQHTHINGHHFHLPAASRETPGAQENLSDEDEEESGQEEEDEEEEMEEAPKKWQGIEAIFEAYQEYVDEWSIERQVLHSQCKRLEAQNYNLTRTAEQLSLTMGELVSQRQKVREERERLQAQLEHFRRCLTLPNIHWGRGQVNGHTPR is encoded by the exons ATGAACCATGAGTCCAATAAATCACCACCATTAGGAATGATCTCCACGGCAACTCGCACCACGGCTACTGTCAGTCCCCTCAGCCCACTAGCCAATGGGAACTCAGTTGCCCAATCTGCAAATTCTGGATTCGCTGCTGCCCTGCGTAAACTGGCCAAACAGGCTGAGGATCCCAGAG GTTCTGCTGTCAGCGGTGAGTCGTCTCCAGTCTCTTCCCCAGCCACCAGCCACAGCTCGCCGGTCACCACACCTAAGCGGGGCTCATTAGGGCCCCTCCTGGGCCAGACCAGGGCTCACGGTGTCCCCAGCACCCCTCCAGTAGTCACCATTGCCCCCACCAAGATCAGCAACGGCCTGTGGAGGGCCGACGGACGACAG GTAGAGCCGAGTGTTCAAGGACTTGGTAGGGAGCGGGTGGGTGCTGAGAACACCCAGCCACAGCAGGATAAGAGGACTCCGCCCACCCCGTCGCCTCACCCCCTGGCTCACCCCTTTGGCCTCACCCCCAGCTCCGTCATGCAGGACCCCAGAATACAGAGCCTTAG TTTGCCTGGGCAGATGCACCCCGTGGTTCCCTCGGGTGCCGTCCCAGAGGAGTACCTGAGAGCGCTCCGGCCCTTCGCCACATCAGATGACCTCCGACTGACTTCTCTACCCCTGAGTCTggaccctgctgctgctgcccacgctgcagctgctgctgcttactATCATCCTGCCTACCTGCACCACCCGCTGTCCTTACCCAG gATGGAGGAGTCTCTATGTCTTTCTGCGTTGCGGTCGCAGTTCTACTCTGTGCCTGCAGGGGGTGCCTTTCCTCCTCTACACCCATCTGCCCTCCACTTGCACCTGCCTGGAGGCCGCTACCCTGGAGAACTAAACCACACAGCGCTGGCTGagag GCTACAGATGGAGAATGAGCTCCGCCAGcaagagagacagcaagagcGTGAacgagagaaagaaagggagcgCGAGGCAGGGCTGGAAcgagagcgggagagagagagggagagagagagggaggaggagagggggagagagcgggagagagagctggacagacagaaggagaggcagagggagcgACAGCAGCAGATGGTCAGAGCGGCGGAGAGCCACTACCTGGCTGAGCTGCAGGCTCGGAGGGCACCACCAGAGGACAGGGCCAGGCCAGGGGAGAGGCTGACCCCGAACAGACTGG ATAAACCCAAGGACTCAGAGCACCCAGGGTTCCCAGCACCCAAAGCTCTGTCCCTGCAGCCTGGCCTTCACTCCTCCAGGGGGTCTATCCCACACCCAGTGCCCAGCCTGGTGCCGTCTCACCTGGGGAAGcaccatgctgctgctgctgcagctgcggGGGGGATCCATGGAGCTCTGGCAGCTGCCATGATGACACAAAGGGCAAGCGAGGCGGCATGGTTAACACGGCAGCGAGGGCAaggacaggagagggagggtcTGCCGGAGATGGGCCTCAGGTCACCTGGGAAAGGAGTGGAGCCGAGGAGAGACAGCCACAG AACCAATTCAGTCCATCACAACCCAGGAAGCAAAGATGTACCTCCCTGCCTCGGTGCTCCACCTCCCCTTATCTCCCCCAAAGGTCCCCATCATCCCCCTGCGCCTCCGACTGCACTCTGGAACCCAGCAGCCCTCGTTGACACCGCTGCAGACTCCCGCAGAAAACTCCACCCTCCTACGCCACCAAGTCGGCCACCTCCAGGACTGACCAGAGCCGACAGACCCCCGCTGAGTTGGGGGGAGAAGCTGGAAGACGCAGGCAGGAGGAGGCcagagggcacagagaggtACGCCTCACTGAGGGGAGCTAGTTTACAAGAGGCAAGCTGCTGGAACAAGGCAGAGCAAGACAGAGCCATCCAGGGCCTCTACCACCGGCATCACATCAACAACCTCCACCAGAGGTCCTGCGTGCCTCCTGACCTTGGGAGGCAGTGCCAGGCAGCCTCCCCGTCTCCGGTGAGGGAGCGGCAGAGTCAGCTGCCCGACAGCATGCTGGTGTATGACGAAGTTCTCCAACAGCACCGCAGGCTGCTCAGCAAACTCGacctggaggagaagaggaggagggaggccaGAGAGGGAG GTTATTATTATGACCTGGATGAGTCATATGATGAGAGTGacgaggaggaggtgaaagccCACTTGAGGAGAGTGACAGAACAGCCTCCACTCAAACTGGACACGTCCTCCGAG aagGTGGaatttctgcgtgtgtgtggtctgaCCACACTGGCCCATCGTGATGAGCTTCTGgcaaggaagaggaggaagaggaggaggatgatgagagAGCGCAGCCTCTCTCCGCCAGCTGTGCGGGGCAAGAGAAAAGCCCCTTCACCTTCAACACCTACAACTCCCTTAACTACCCCGTACTCTGCCGAGCAGATGGACAGCACCCCCgaactggaggagaagaaggactTCCTCCTTATGTTCAACCTCTCCCATGTCAGcccacagcagaggagag ataaggagaggacagaggagctgctgagggccatTCAGAGGAAGACTGTGACGTTAGACACACTCAGATATAATCCTTTACCTCCATGTAGCAGTCCTCCTGCTCCCTCAACTG GTGACTCCTCATCAGCCCCTCTGCCTTGTCAATCAAACGGACATCTGTATCCAGACTCTCccagcccctcccctccctACCTACACAAACCTAAGCATCTCCTCCATAACGACACGATCAAACCCTCCATGGACATCCACGTGGCTCGCATCCCTCCACCCGTGGCCCTTCATCATGAACAGGCTGAATTCATGGAGGCTCAACCGAACAGGAAGCTCCAGGGCCTCCAGAACGACATTGTTGCTTCTCCCCAGAAAAAGGAGCCCAGCCCCGTGCAGAATGGACGGAATCGGCCCTTGGAGAGGTTCACACCTGAGGCCTTTGCTCAGTACTTCCACCAGGCCGTGCTGCAgtccacacacaacacactgcagaacaaaG GAGTCTCAAATTGCGTCCCTGAGGTGGGCATGAAGGCCGACCGCTCGTTGCCTCACAGCATCTCTCAGCTGAAAAGTTCAAGTCTTAACCATGcccctcagcacacacacatcaacgGACATCACTTCCATCtccctgcagccagcagggagACCCCAGGAGCACAGGAAAACCTGTCCgatgaggacgaggaggagtctggtcaggaggaggaggatgaggaggaggagatggaagaaGCTCCAAAGAAGTGGCAGGGTATTGAAGCTATATTTGAGGCCTACCAGGAATATGTGGATG aATGGAGTATAGAGAGGCAGGTTCTTCACAGTCAGTGTAAAAGACTTGAAGCACAGAATTACAACCTGACCAGAACTGCAGAGCAGCTCTCGCTCACTATGGGG gagctggtgagtcagaggcagaaagtgagagaggagagggagaggctgcaGGCCCAGCTGGAGCACTTCAGGAGGTGTTTGACACTACCTAACATTCACTGGGGCAGGGGACAAGTCAATGGCCACACACCGAGGTGA
- the hprt1l gene encoding hypoxanthine phosphoribosyltransferase 1, like, producing the protein MASYLQIADDEKGHELDLFCVPRHYENDLDKVIIPHGLIMDRTERLARDIIRDMGGHHIVALCVLKGGYKFFADLLDYIKALNQNSDKSVPLTVDFIRVKSYCNDKSTNSVKVIGGDELSNLSGKNVLIVEDIVETGRTMQTLLSLLSECNPKMVKVVSLLVKRTPRSSGYRPDYIGFEVPDAFLVGYALDYNEYFRDLSHICILNDQAKEKYKV; encoded by the exons ATGGCTTCGTATTTGCAG ATCGCTGATGATGAGAAGGGCCACGAGCTGGACCTTTTCTGCGTCCCCAGACATTATGAGAACGATTTGGACAAGGTGATCATCCCCCATGGACTCATCATGGACAG GACAGAGCGTCTGGCCCGCGACATAATCCGGGACATGGGAGGACACCACATCGTGGCTCTGTGCGTGCTAAAAGGGGGCTACAAGTTCTTCGCAGACCTCCTGGACTACATTAAAGCACTGAACCAGAACAGCGATAAATCAGTGCCGCTGACGGTGGATTTCATTAGGGTGAAGAGCTACTGT AATGACAAGTCAACAAACAGCGTCAAAGTCATCGGAGGGGATGAGCTGTCCAATCTCTCAGGCAAG AATGTTTTGATTGTTGAG GATATTGTGGAGACGGGAAGGACGATGCAGACGCTACTTTCTCTGCTGAGTGAATGTAATCCCAAAATGGTTAAAGTTGTAAG cctTCTGGTGAAGAGGACCCCAAGGAGTTCAGGGTACAGACCAGACT ACATTGGTTTTGAGGTGCCTGATGCATTCCTGGTGGGTTACGCTTTGGACTACAATGAGTACTTCAGAGATCTCAGT CACATCTGTATACTGAATGATCAAGCCAAGGAGAAGTACAAAGTGTGA
- the LOC121607906 gene encoding dynein light chain roadblock-type 2: MAEVEETLKRIEAHKGVIGTIVVNAEGIPIRTTLDNSTTVQYTILLRHLTMKARSTVRDIDPQNDLTFLRIRSKKHEIMVALENDYLLIVIQSLCE, encoded by the exons ATG GCTGAAgttgaggaaacactgaagaggATCGAAGCCCATAAAGGTGTGATTGGAACAATAGTTGTCAATGCAGAAG GCATTCCCATCAGAACAACTTTAGATAACTCCACAACAGTTCAGTATACAATACTCCTTCGGCACCTCACGATGAAGGCCAGGAGCACAGTGAGGGATATTGACCCCCAGAATGACCTCACCTTCCTCCGCATCCGCTCCAAGAAACACGAGATCATGGTTGCACTAG AGAATGACTATCTGCTGATAGTCATCCAGAGCCTATGTGAATAG
- the nudt7 gene encoding peroxisomal coenzyme A diphosphatase NUDT7, which produces MHIKKKTIATLKQFDVGNKLSFLPVLPKASVLIPLFVRNGELYTWMTLRSKELRTSGGEVCFPGGKRDPSDKDDADTALREAEEEIGLPPDEVQVVCRLFPVISKSGLLVTPVIGFIEESFCPSPNPAEVSAVFPVPLDFFTSEKDHYAAHGAAGMVGPLHSFHFVDPDSGTQYCIWGLTAMLAILVAALALRKKPEFDVGFNSEDPSSFFQQILHRRISKL; this is translated from the exons atgcatattaaaaaaaagacgaTAGCCACTTTAAAGCAGTTTGACGTTGGAAACAAGCTCTCATTTCTACCGGTGCTGCCCAAAGCGTCCGTACTGATCCCACTGTTTGTGAGGAACGGAGAGCTGTACACCTGGATGACCCTGCGCTCAAAAGAG ctgcgGACCAGCGGTGGTGAGGTGTGTTTCCCTGGAGGGAAGAGGGACCCCAGTGACAAGGATGATGCAGACACAGctctgagagaggcagaggaggagatagGTCTACCACCAGATGAGGTTCAGGTTGTTTGTAGACTCTTCCCTGTCATCAGTAAG AGTGGTCTGCTGGTGACCCCAGTGATTGGCTTCATAGAGGAGTCGTTTTGTCCCAGTCCTAACCCAGCTGAGGTCAGTGCTGTGTTCCCAGTCCCCCTGGACTTCTTCACCAGTGAGAAGGACCACTATGCTGCCCACGGTGCTGCTGGGATGGTGGGGCCGTTGcactcttttcattttgtggaTCCTGATTCGGGAACCCAGTATTGCATATGGGGACTGACTGCCATGCTGGCCATACTGGTTGCTGCCCTTGCTCTCAGGAAAAAACCTGAGTTTGATGTTGGTTTTAACTCTGAGGATCCATCATCTTTCTTCCAACAGATCCTGCATAGAAGAATTAGTAAACTATGA
- the psmd7 gene encoding 26S proteasome non-ATPase regulatory subunit 7, translated as MPELAVENVVVHPLVLLSVVDHFNRIGKVGNQKRVVGVLLGSWQKKVLDVSNSFAVPFDEDDRDDSVWFLDHDYLENMYGMFKKVNARERIVGWYHTGPKLHKNDIAINELIKQYCTNSVLVIIDVKPKDLGLPTEAYISVEEIHDDGTPTSKTFEHVTSEIGAEEAEEVGVEHLLRDIKDTTVGTLSQRITNQVHGLKGLNSKLLDIRSYLERVVAGKLPINHQIIYQLQDVFNLLPDVNLLEFTKAFYLKTNDQMLVVYLASLIRSVVALHNLINNKISNRDAEKKEGQEKEEGKKEKKDEKEKKDEKDKDKEKEKADGAKKDEKKKK; from the exons ATGCCGGAGTTAGCGGTAGAAAATGTGGTCGTTCACCCCCTGGTGTTGCTCAGTGTGGTTGATCATTTTAACAG GATAGGAAAAGTTGGCAATCAGAAACGAGTGGTTGGTGTCCTTCTGGGATCATGGCAGAAAAAAGTTCTTGACGTCTCAAACAGTTTTGCAG TGCCATTTGATGAGGATGACAGGGATGACTCAGTGTGGTTCCTGGATCATGACTACTTGGAGAACATGTATGGCATGTTCAAGAAAGTTAATG CCAGAGAAAGGATAGTTGGATGGTACCACACAGGACCTAAGttacataaaaatgacattgcCATCAATGAACTCATCAAGCAATACTGTACCAATTCG GTGTTAGTCATTATAGATGTGAAGCCCAAAGATCTTGGTCTGCCCACAGAAGCATACATCTCTGTGGAGGAAATACATGAC GATGGCACTCCAACATCCAAGACATTTGAACACGTCACCAGTGAAATTGGAgctgaagaagcagaggaagtgggTGTGGAGCACCTGCTCAG AGATATCAAGGACACCACAGTGGGCACATTGTCACAACGCATCACAAATCAGGTTCATGGCCTGAAGGGACTGAACTCTAAGCTGTTGGACATCCGCTCTTACCTGGAGAGAGTGGTAGCAGGCAAACTTCCCATCAACCACCAGATCATCTACCAGCTGCAGGACGTCTTCAACTTGCTGCCAGATGTAAATCTACtg GAGTTCACAAAAGCCTTCTACCTTAAGACCAACGACCAGATGCTGGTGGTCTACTTGGCCTCGCTCATTCGCTCTGTGGTGGCTCTGCACAACCTGATCAACAACAAGATTTCCAACCGAGACGCAGAGAAGAAGGAaggacaggaaaaggaggaaggcaagaaggagaagaaagacgagaaagagaaaaaagatgagaaggacaaagacaaggagaaggagaaagcaGATGGTGCCaagaaagatgagaagaagaaaaaatga